GAGATTTCTCATTCTACCCTCCcataaaaaaaatgatttcCCCTTCTACCCTTcgtttaatataaataaaaggaaaaaagagtCAATTTggtaaattaataaaataatagaaaGAACCAATATGGGAATAACAATTTCCATGTATACAAAGAGAATTTTGGATGTTGTGAAGCAATAAGATTTATTTATGACATGTCCttctggaaaaaaaattgatgtGTCAACCTATTATTTACCAAATAACATTGCTAAGACTTTTTACGTTTTAGAtatttagtaaaaaaaaaataaagaaatttttAGCCTAATAATTGAATTTTTACAACTGCCCAATTAGGAATAATACTATACTCTCAACAATCGACTATGATGTCTTAAACAGCCTAGAAATTCTATTGGTTACACTGAATACAATCAATTGTTTTCTTCCATAGTTCCATCTACTTGATCATTACGGGGTTATAAATCTAGTACTCCTACGTACCAAACTTGCTTTTCACATGATACATATTAAGGAGAAAACCATATTTTCAAATGGATGCATAAATAAACCACATTTTTTACTGAAAGGGGACGCAGTGCCGAAGAATATTAATTGTATCAAGTTATAGGACATCAACTTACTTGAACAATATGCTCTTCCATATTCGACCGAGCCGCCAAATGTCATTCACAGAGAAATGCATCTGTAAAAACTTCTTTGGTATTGCCAAATTGAATACTTTTGAAGTTGAAAATCTATCTATACGGTGAGCACCAAGTTTTCCGGATACAAGCGCCTCACTGTTAGGGGGAACCTTTGTTTTAGTGTCAGAACTTGTTTGACTTCCCAGCATCTCATAGATATCCAGAGGCTTCTGAATTTCATGCCCCTGATAATAAGGACAATAGATATGGTTAAAAAGGAGAGATACAGCAGCTGCAGCAACAATTAAAGAAAAACAGCCAGCAAAATCTTCTAGAGTCTAGGCTCTGGGGTTTGGAAGCCATTATGGAAATGCGCTTATACCTGGCATTCTGAAGGTTTCTTTCTAAACGAAATAGAGAGTTTTTTTTAACTATAAAGACAGTAGTAGTGAGCAGAAGAAGTCAACGAGGAGATAGATACAATTGTTGCAGAGAGAAAGAACTCACTATTTAACAACTCCGTTTCATACATAAGGCACATAAGTGCTTTAAGATTGAACTTTAACTGTTAATTTCTTCAAATATGATGACAAGCATTATGAAAGATTgaactttaattattttattgatgtattttaaatgaatttaataatCAAAGTTTTCCCTTGAAAGTGTGGGTGTCTCAAAGAATGAAATGGAAGGAGTGGGTAGTAAATAAAGATACACACAAATTATTACATAAAAACATCCAGAATAATATTCTTTTGTTTAACCTCAACCCCTCCACGGGCTCCACCCAAAaagaagtactccctccgttccaaaatCTTGTCTTGTCCTAATCGGGCTTCCTAAATACTTGTCTTGTTTCTATATTTGGATATACACTTTTCCTACTTTTCCATAAATCATAATTGCTTTTTCTTACATATTCTACAGTTTTCCAACTTTTCCATCCCCACATGCACTTTCAAATCATCTACTTTATCCCCTTCCCCATAAAAACACTCACAATCattgtttttcttacacacTTTTCACATTTCTTAATACCTGTGTTTTTCACCAAATCAGACAACTaattaggaatggagggagtactatttcACATTTATGAGTTATGACCCAACCAATAGCCCCCCCTGGACATTTTTTACCCTTTAATTTAGTATTTGCACTGTAGGAGTAAGATTCCTTttcaaaaatatataataaaaaagaTGATGGACAAATAGTTGCCAGTTTATATAAGGAAAGTAGAATTTGCAAGGAAACATTTCTACTAATATATAGTCGCACTTATTTTTCCAATCCCTGAATGAATTGAACACTTAAAGTGAAGGGAGCATAACAAGATGATTGTGTATTTGTGTTCAGAGAATCTTCCAATTGCAGATGCAGTCACAAGTCCTCACACCCATCTATTTTATGATCAGAAACATCAACACTTAACGAGAGAAGCTGGGAAAGGATTACCTTGCCAGAGTACATAAAATCAAAATGTGCACCAGTTCCCAGATTTGGCATCTTCCCCCATGCCAAAGCATCTAAGCTTCCATGTAACCCATCAACAGCTCCCTGCTTAGCAGCTTTTATGAAGGACATGCCAGCATTCTGCAAAAGTTTTTTGGGTAATAGAAAAAAAGAGAACATTCAATAGGAATGCAATTAATGGAAACAATATTACAATACAATAATGTAAGTAAAGTCGGAACAGGGCAAAAAATCAGAAGTAGTTATGGTTCATTCCCATGCCAGTTTTTGTTAGAGCATGAATTAAACGGCAAACTGTGAGAACTAAGTCAGATAAGAGTAACTCAAGAAACCAAACAGCCCTGTCTAGACATGTGCTACAGAACAAGGAATGAACAGATACATTTTCAATAGGGTTATTTTCAACCCCtctaacaaggccaaacaaggGTACCACTATGGTCTATGGGATACAGTATAGCCTCTGTTTATACATGTGTTTGCAAACACAATTTAATCCCCTGATATCTTTTATCAAGTTATTTATCAAACTCTCACATAGTTCTGCAGCAATGAGAATAAGCGATATGCACAATAGCAACAAAGCCATAGCCTTATTCCCAAAAAGATGGGGTTGACTGCATGAACAGAGAGTCTATCTCATATGGTTATCCACAAAGATCTCCTCCTCCATTCGCTTCTGTCTAGTGCTACAACACCTCGCAATCCCGCCTTCTCCATGTTTTATTTAATTCCCTCCACCCAAATCATCTTTGGCCTTCCTCGATTGTGTTTGAGATCTCCGTTTACCCCAACCATCTACCTTCCTTGCCGAGTTGCCGGTGCATCTTCTGTTCAAAATCTCACATGCCCAAACCATCGTAACTGAGTCTCCCTTATCTTATCCTCAATATCTAAAACTCCAACTTTCCCCTGAATATCTAGATTCCTGATTCTGTCCCTCGATGTGTTCCTGCACATCCATCTCAACATGTGCATCTCTGTTACACTCTTCTTTTTAATGTGCTTCTTCCTAAATTCCCCACATTCTGACCCATATAATAACTCTGGTCTTATAATGATGGTAACACCGTTATCCAACATATAAACACATCTCTTATTTACAGAACAATTCCCTGAAAACATAAACATGGTATGAACTATTTATTGGTATTTGGTAGTTACATAACCACCTCGTGACATATCATCCCTTtcccaaaaacaataaaaactgACAAGGGAGAAAACTGATACAGGGTTCGGAATGACGTCCAATTTGATTATATGGTCACCTAGCACTAGAGTCAAATAGAAAAATGGGACAAAACCAAGACATGGTCCGGAATGACGTCCCAAGCCGCCGAAATGGAAGTGTACAGAATACAACTTTCCGAATCATAGATCCCCAAAATAACGTGTTATAccaacatttcaagttcgtaGGGGGGCACCGTACTCGTTTTTAGAGGCCTATTAATGAAAACTTGGTTTTAGGTTCCCTAGGCCATAAAACGGGGCTACGCAAAAGTTGGGGAGAAAACAATAGCAAATGAGGTGCTTTCGAGGGTCCCAAAAGGCACGCAAACCCCGTTGCTGCTCGATTTTAGTGAACATGCGTAGAGGGCACCATACTCGTTTTTTGAGGCTGAAATAGAACGAGGGACCATTATATGTGACCCTCAGCACCACGTGGTAAAAGAATGGAGACAAACCAGACAGGGTTCGAAATAACGTCCCAAGCCGCCGAAATTGAATGTTATATGGTCAAGGGACCAAACACCAAGTTTTCGGCTCATGCATAAAAGGGAAAGGAGACCAATTTAGTTCTACGATGACCTAGCACTAAAACCGTATAGACCCATTGGTTCTATGTTCACCTAGGACTAGACTCACATAGACCCAAATGGTTTTGTGTACTACTAAAAAAATTGGGGCAAACCTGATACGTGGTCCGGAATGACGTCCCATTTGGTTCTATGGTCACCTAGCCCTAGAGTCGAATAAAAAATGGGACAAAACTGAGACAGGCTCCGAAATGATATCCCAAACCGCCGAAATTGAAGTGTATAGATCACAAAAATAACATTCCGGACCATGAATCCCAAAAATAGCGTTCCAGACCAACATTTGAAGTGCGTAGAGGAGAACCATATTCGTTTAGAGGCTGAAACGGGACGAGGGACCATTATATGTGACCCTGAGCATGTGTTGGGTTCCCTTGGCCATATAACGAAGCCACGCAAAGCTGGGGAGAAAACGATGGCATATGAGGTACTTTTGAGGGTCACGTAAGGCACGCAGTCCCGCCAGTACTCAGTTTTATTGAAACGTGTGCAGAGGGAACCGTACTTGTTTTTAGAGGCTGAAACCGGACGATAGACCATTACATGCAACCTCAGCATGTGGTAGAAGAATGGGGTAAAACCGAGCACTATAACCTAAAATGGTTAAGTTTTCTCACTCATATTCTCTCTCCTAGGTAGCAGAAGAATACAACAGTATTTTCTCAGGCCCAGGAATAACTTGTGTCTCGTAGCAACAGGAAATCATTTTTCTTTATAAGcctgagaattttttttttttacctgtTTCGTAATAAAATTTGACGACAAGGCCTCAAATTCAGGCAGGCAGAATAGGCAATTCTAGTACATACCAAGGAAAAGTTACAAATAAATAACATAGATGAACTCACAGTAAAGCATGCCAGCATGAAAGGTGACGAAACAGATACAAGAGCTTTCTGCCTAGCAATCCCTTTAGCACTTAACCCTACAAATTCCCCTGTCACAGACAGACAATCCGCCAGTAGGATTAAGTGCTCTGGAAGAATAGTCTTGCCTATATCAGCAGAAGCACACCTCAAATTCTGCACAGAAGGGGCTATATCAATATACAGTGTAGACAATTATACAGATGCTGCCATGAAAAAGATCCAGATTTtttaaaactataaaaagaGAGAGAACCTCAAGGAAGCATCTCCAGGCAACATCAATTCCAAAAGCTGAATAAATCTCACTCAGGTCATCAGGATAACTGCGTGTCCAATCTATCAATTCCATGATCGGTAGACAGTTGTTCACTAATCTGCTCCAcatatttttgcttttgcaatTTGCTGACAGAGAGACGCTTAGATATAGTTCTCCGCCAGGGGACTGACTCAGAGTCCTTGATTCAGCTGGTTGATTATGCCATAATATATCTACCTTATCAACCTCGGCAAATCCTGAAGGAGGTGAAATAAGCTAAAGAGCTTGGCTAAAGGATGTAAATAGACATAGTTCGACACAGAAGACAAATTCAATCTACAGAAAATGATGAAATATAGAGCATGGAACTCATCAATGTGATAATTAAATCCATAACAGCCACTGCATCTCAAGTTAACTTATCATTGTCATTTACTTAACCATCAACAAGTTGGTGATTAGAAACATCAAACATCAAGAATCTTCACTGGAAACAATAAGCAATCTTACAGAATATTCTAATAGCCTTTGGCACATCTTATAGTTCAACCAGTTAATCTACAATGACACTCCCTGTGTTACAAATAGGTAGCTACAATCTACGAGTTAATCAATCTGGATAACTCAAGACCTACAGAATATTCAGtgatatgaaataataaaataaagtagtgaaagaataaaataaagtatAAATATTAAGCTCTTGACAAGCTAACATGATGGAAATGCCACAAGTTTCCTGAGGCAATTGGAAATACTTGCACTACTTGGTTATTTGGGAATAATGACTAAGAAAGTTTTAACAATGTGAAATGGTGAAAAAAATATTGGCTATTTTGAACTACAGGGATATATTactgattaattaatttataaaaatgatttttttatcTATGTCTAGAAGTATCACAATGATAATGGAAGGAAGAAAACTCAGTAAAATCCACCATTGTATGTATCATATTTTAATTAGATCACTGAAGTGCTAATATTAAAAaagtatataaaaaaatattaagttAATTTTTAATGATACGGTTAATCCTAAAAGGGGGTGATAGAACCATGTGGTTCTATGAACCTTCTACTGCTGGGCGACCAAGTCATAGTAGAATTAGGATATAGTCTCGCACAGTTCTTCAAGCTTCTATTGCCGGGTGGCCAAGTCATGGAAGGCTATACTGCTAAACAGAATGCAAGTCACAAAAGGCTTTAGACCCGTGAGGAGGTACTATAGGAGGGGGGTGGTAGATAAGAGTTCTGATTGAAGTAGTCGGGAAACATATAAATATGTAAAGCTCAAACAGAGATTAAGAAGCAAATATTTCGTGAAAGTAAGCACCTTTCACTACAGATCCCAGAAGACTCGGTATCACCACATCTCGAACTGAATTTAAATCCGTATAtgattttcttggattttcacTGATGGTGGCAGTAATGCATACAATTGTGGTATCACTCCCAGCATCAGAAAGACAACCACTCCTGCAATTTCATTGGCCAAGTCAATATGGAAGTAAGAAGTATTATAGAGAATTTTAAAAAACATCATGAAGTTTCCCACTAGTACTAGTAAAGAAGAGAAAAATCATCCAACGGATATAATGATGTTCTATAGTTAATACAGGCTCCATACAAAGTACATAAACTACCACGCATCTCATCTTAAATCATCATATAAGCTGTTGGTTTTAAACTGAAGATGGCTCTAATGATTTTTTTAGTAATGGAACTTGTATCATGGCCTCCTATCCAAGAAAGTAAGTCAGCATACAGCATGACCCacgcggaaaaaaaaaaattaggattgATCACGTTGTCCAACTtggaaaattaataaataacaaagctcATGGTTGCATCTTAGCTCTTAACTTAATGCTTATTTTCTACTTGTGGGTCAAAGTTCGTGAGCAGAACTGGATATAAAATTTAGAGCTAGGAAAGTTAAAAGAAGCAATGTCAACACCTATTAAAGTATGGTTAAGAACACTTGATCCGAGTTAATGAAAATGCAAAGACAATCCCTCCATCCTAAAATTAACTTCCAGCATCCAAGTGGCAAGAGgtattaaaataaaatgttaaaaaaatataaagatgAAATTGATAGTGGATTGAGAGAGAAAATGTAGTGAGAAAAAAGTGTTGATATGATgaagtgaaaaaaaaaagtatcgtAATAACTAAAGGAAGAGGGGACTTATTTGGGACAAACCAAAAAGAGAAAGTgagaagttaaaaaaaaaatggggGGTGCGGGGGTAATTGTTTTGGCCCTAGACTGAAAGTGATTCATCTAGTTGGCCACTATTCTAACTTCTCTAATGTCTGAAACATAGTGGGTAGAAAGGGTACAAACACCACCCTGTCTGATCCTACCAATGAACAGGTTTAGAGAGGAATATCTTGCATGTATACTAAAAACTAGTCTACTTACGTAGGGTGACTGGAGACTCTTTTTCAGAAAGAAGAGTATATAGTTTAAGTAAAAAGTAggaaaaccctaaaaatttAAAGACCTTGAAGGGCTTTTCAACATTCAAGACGTCAAGTAGAGGTTGGATTGGCTTACTTGCTCATTAGGCGCACATTAGAAAGGGAGGTAGTTCCTTCGCACTTCCTCTTCAGGGCATCAATTATAGAAAAAACTTTCAACCGCATTTTTTTCAGAATTTCCTGGACAGAATCAACAGACACAATTAACACTGAAGAATTTGATATGGataattttttcaataaattgtTTTCAACATACAGATTTACCTTCTTCACATGAAAATGGCAAACCCAAGGGCAAATATGCATTCGACTGTGGTTTTCTGGAGAATAGCTAATCATCCAAAAAATATAAGGTACAACATATGCAAATATTGAAACAAGAATGAAGACCAAGAAGAGACATTGGAAAAGTAACTTACACTATCATGACTGTCGAGACAATATCAGAAAACAAAAGTTTTTCAAGATGATTTTTAACTTCTAAGACCCCATATTCAAAACCGTAACGCAACCTTCTGAGTTTGTGAGACAGAAATAGTGAAACTGTCCTGCTTCCTTTGGCTTTTCTGGTACCACTCTCCATTACTTTCTGCACAACATGATTTATGACTTGCGAAAGTAAGTTTAAGTGAGGCAATAAAAGGAGCTTGGGCATGTCAGAAATCAAACACTATGACATCACCCTCCCCCCACATATCTTCAACAAGATACGTCATTTCTTTTGAAGGTCTCATTCTTTTTTCTGTAGACAAAGTTATAGGACAGAATAAGTAGACAAAAGGCTAGTGTGCATTTGGCACGTGCAGAGTGAGAAAGAGGGCACCTTAAAGTTTAACAAAGGTGAAGGTTCCAGAACACTGATGGGTTGGTCTAGTGCGCTGTATGCAGCTTCAGAAAAAGCACAAGATGCCAATGCACCAACAGGATGGCCACCAATAGCATTACACGCATCCATGCTCTCACCAATCGATCCATCACTGTCAACTGAAGAAGACTTTCCCTCTCCAACACCATAAGAAAACTGAACAACTTGGTTCCCATATGCACTTCTTACGGTGCCATCATAGGCCATTTGGATATCACGCAAGAAAAAAGTAAGCTTTCGCGTTAAGGTACCGGGGACATTAGCATTTTCACTGAACGAACTACGACTTGTAACAGAATGAACAAAGCTTTCAAGAGGGTTCAAGCCTGTGACAAATGAACCTTCCACCACAGAAAATGGAATGAAAGATTTGGTGCATTCAAAATTTTCATCAAAGTTTGAAGATTTTGCCTTCAACTCAGTCCAAGCAGCACATGAAAGCTTGTGAGGAAGCCTGAAAGACAAAGGTACAAGTGAATGTTGTAAACCAAGACACATACTCTGCTGAACTAATTTTGACAGATTCCCTTTGCTTCCAGATTTTATCATGGCCAACAAAGCATTGTCCTTAGCAGCATATTGATAAGTCAAATTCTGAATATCTCGGTAGACGTATTTGAAAGCACTGACAGAAGCACGGCTTAGTGCAGCTGACTTCTGTTTTTCAAAGCATAGCTTATCAGCCTCAAGTGACATTGCAATTTGATGTTGTTCATCATCAGCAAGAAGGTATTTTATGAAAGAACCCACCAACAACTGTTTCACATGGCAGTTCTTCTCTGCTTCTTGAAGACCACAAGAAACTTCATCAACCAAATTATTACGCAAGTGTCCATCGGAGCATAGATAAAGGTCAAGCAGAGAGACACTCAAACCCCTTGAGGACAAATATTCACAAAAAAGTCTCTGAGCAGCATCGAGAAAATCCAGAAACTTACCACCACAATGGTTGATCAGACTTTCGAAAAAGTTTCCATTGGCATCCCCTTGAAACCACGAAGATCCAGCAGGAGATGAGATTAACTCTCCTTTACTAATTTCAACACCATTTGAAGCAGAGACATAATCAAATTCAGGTGGCAATAACATGCTGAATATTTGCTTCCCAGTCCACAAACCAGAATTTGTAGAAGATGAGAACAATTTTGAAGGACAAAGCATCTCCAGATTCTGCACTTGAGATTTGGACAGGACATCATCCTCTGCCATGAGCAAATGTGCACCAGTCAAGCTATCATGTGTCAGTGAAAGCAAGTTTCTTCCAGTCTGTCCATTTCTTAACTGCTTCTCCAAGCCCACAAGCTCCCTTAGCTCCACTCTGGCGCCCATTGACTGTGGCACATAGCCATGCAGGCTATCACCGTCGAAATCCCCTTGCATTGGAGCACAACATAGAGGGTTGATAGAGACTACAGAATTTATTGGAAGAATCTTGACATGCAAAGCAAGCATTGAATGTTGATGAATTGAAGGGGGCCTATTTATTAGCATAATATCACCATCGTTCAAAGGCCTATATATAAGGTCTCCAAATTTGAAGTCCTCCATTTCACAAACAGAAACCAGGTCTCCTTTTCTGCGAACATAGACCTCTCCCTTCTCAAGAAGCCTCAAGTTGCAGCTTGCAGTTAACTTCTCCCAATTTAAGGAATTCAGGTGATCAGATATTTGCAGCCTCTCTGCAATATAACGAGGGATGCCAATCTCCCAGAGCTTCAAATAAGGATCACCAGTGACAACAGAGCGAATTATGTGGTCACTTCGCTTTGTAAGTACAACTTCCTTCATCCATTTAGATGCCGAGGTGTTTAGTACATCTACGTTATCAGAATCATTATTTGACTTCTCCATGCGTAACTGCAGAAACaaataaccaacatagtaatttaattattggaaaaaaggaaaatgtCAGACATAAAAGATGAAAAAGTTGACGAGTTCGGGTTTAGATTTCCTGCCTTTGAAAGTTTCAAGCAATCCAGGACACGAGATGCCAATTCATTGGCAGCACCCCTAAAATCAACAAGCTTCCTGAAAGCCCTAGTTCGGTCATCCTTAAAATAAAGCAAAAAATATAAGAATAAAGCTAAATATAAAGAAAATAGggcaaaaggaaggaatttcACAGGGGGGAAAAAGATGAACTAAATAACAGAGATTAAAAGAAAGTTCACCCACAAAAATTAACTTCTGCCCAGTAGAAAACGGATGAATAAGTTCAGTGACACGATGACAATTGGGCGTCACTGCAAAGGAATTAAGGAAAAGTGCATCTGTTTTTGAAACAAATTCTTTTATGAAGCTTGGATCAACATCTTTTAGTAAATGGTAGACCtgcaaacaaaaaagaagaaagaagttTGATTCTACGTGGTCCAAGCAAGCTAACAATGAGCAATTGAGGAATAATATTTCCTTATGATTTGCCCCACGTTTTATGGGGACATAACTTGTGCACTTTTCCATTGATCAAAGTCAAAGCACCAGAATACATAACATACTGACTATTTATCTAACCACAATTGCACATCAAGAACCAAATTCAAAGTCCTAGGACAACAGTCCAGCTCAATATTGAAGCAACATAACCAGAATCTAGAAGTCTGACACTTTGCAGGATATATTAAATTATAACTTTTAAGTTTATTGTTCAAGAAGCTAACTTTTAGAATCAGCAAACCAAgccataccaaaaaaaaaagacctaTTAAGAAGATGGTTTATACCTGTGCAGGTGACAACACTCTTTTATTTCTTATCACACTTTCTTCCACTTGAACATCTTTAGGAATAAAATCCCAAAACTCTTCAAGCTGGTACTTGCTTTGTGACCTCTCAGTAAGTTCTACGGTAATGGCCGCTTTCCTAAACACGTCACTGGTGGAAACTCTAAATCTGATAGATGGAGGCCTTCCCTGCATATAGAAAATCACGTATTAAGTAAAATGATTGAGATGAATTGGAACAAAAATGAGTCTTGTTTAAGTACTAATTGAAATAAACTTACTACACAATATTTACAACCCCTAAACGAATCGAGCTTAGCCCCTGATTTGGCACCCTGTCAGATCAGAAAACGAGAAAATGTCATAAACGTCAATTCATAAATACAAAGGCTCATCAAGTCATCACTAGAAAGATATTTCACCGAATTCGCAAGCCTCAGAGAGCATTCCTTTTACCACCTCAACAACATGAACATTAAGACATGTTATCTAACACAGAACCCATCATAAAGGTTGAAAAGCAAAGAAAATGAACAGATAATCATATCAACTAGTCCATAagaatattttaggttgttCCCTTTGCTTCACAACGTAGCCCATGCTGACAGCCAAAGCCTTAATCGAAGGTAGTGGTGGTTGTTGATGCTTCTGTTCATGTAGTAATAGTTAGGTTCACAATttagttagtttttttttagtGCTGTTATATAGTTATGGTGTATCCTTGGATGGGAATCAAAATTAAAGCAAAGAAACCTTGAAGCAGTTCCATGTTGTGTTGCATTATAACTACGATTTGCAACAAACTACATACCATAATTGACAAAGTCAAAGCATAGCAGATTGTGGTTAGTCTGTTTTTCTTTATAATGAACAGTTTGTTTTACTTCAACACATCTGTGAAACCATAATATTAGCCAAGTTCTGATAAGGAACGCATCTAACCTTAGCTCGTTTATCTCTTCGAAGGGATTTACATCCTGGGCAGATTTTGTTCAAGATTTGGACAACTTCGGACACATAATACGGATGGATAATTGTGTATGGAAAATTTATCACTCCAAAATGACCTGTCATATATTTTGCAATAATGACATTAGAATTTTTAATAGAAGTGAACTAGAAAATATGAAAGTAGAAGTCATTAGAAATGCTATGAAGATATATGTTTAAGACATACCTTCGCATTGTTTATTGCTTCTTGCACCACAGGTGGTGCACTGGGAAGTTGGATTTGGAAATCCCAACTTCGGATCAGTCACTCCGGCAGGAGTTTCAATAGTTAACACAGATAAATTCTCCTGAAACGCCCAAAGTTACTTACTTTAGAAAGAAAGTAAGATCACACTTTCCTATAGTAGCAATTAATGAGAATATGCATCACTAGCAGTCCACCACAAACTTCAGAAGCGTGTTCTGGCATAACCAGAAAAGAGAGAAACAGATATATTTTTGTTCTGGCATAACCAGAAAAGAGAGAGCACTTTTTCATCAAGAACAGTTATGCTTATTTACGAGATTACTTTCAGGTTTccgtaaaatacaagttttatcACTATAATATGCTGGTTATGTCAAAAAAACAAAGATACTAATTAACTATATGTTATCTGACAAAAGCATCTAACTGCACCATATATCATCAAATAACTGCTTTGTGCCAGACGAACAGATAGTAGATTGGGTAAAAAGTAGAAAGCAGCACAAGATACAGAGAAATGAAATGCTCGAGCCTGAGATAAGAAAAAGTTGTAAAAGAGATTTAAACAAGTGCAAGTCATACTAATTGCATATAACCCTAAGGCCAAATCTGTTACTGCCGGAAACTGCCATGGGAGTCTAATGCATGTTAACACATATGCAGATCTAGGAGCAAGATAAATAGCTGAGAAGAAACGCTAGAATCAAATAAACTTACTGCATCGTTTTCAGTCAGAACGTTAAAAGAGACTCCTGTAAGAATCCCAACAGGCACTTGATTCACGGTGCTGATGTCATCGTCCATGGAACTCAGCATTCAGCACACAGCTAACGTGAATATCTGGCCGAAAAATAGCCAATGTTCGCAAAAACTGATCAGAATGACAATTTTTATCATCAATCAACAACTTTCATAGTAGTCCCATGACTCTGAATCGCTTAAATCAATCAACACCTTACAACATATCAAAATGTGTTTCTCAAAAGAAGAATCTTAACTCTTACAGGAAAAGATAATCTTGCAAGAATCAAAATGTTTAGACCTTAAAAATGATGACCGGAAAATCTGAAATAACATAATTGATAAGTATTGCACAATTGCACTTCTACCATACGTAATGTAAGCAAGAGGTTGCAAACAGAGATTTAAAAAAGTTGAAAGAACAATTTCATCAAAAGAACAATCCAGTTTCCAGAACAGGTTAAAGAAGAGATTGTGTGAACTGCCCAAGGTTTAAACAGCTTTAAACACATTCCATTTCGTACATGTCATTTCGAAGACAGTCACAGACACTAGAAGACTTTGCAATACTAATATATATCAAAACTCATCAGGTTTATGCTTTCAGTGTGGCTAGGATAT
This Spinacia oleracea cultivar Varoflay chromosome 6, BTI_SOV_V1, whole genome shotgun sequence DNA region includes the following protein-coding sequences:
- the LOC110784341 gene encoding DNA-directed RNA polymerase IV subunit 1, coding for MLSSMDDDISTVNQVPVGILTGVSFNVLTENDAENLSVLTIETPAGVTDPKLGFPNPTSQCTTCGARSNKQCEGHFGVINFPYTIIHPYYVSEVVQILNKICPGCKSLRRDKRAKGAKSGAKLDSFRGCKYCVGRPPSIRFRVSTSDVFRKAAITVELTERSQSKYQLEEFWDFIPKDVQVEESVIRNKRVLSPAQVYHLLKDVDPSFIKEFVSKTDALFLNSFAVTPNCHRVTELIHPFSTGQKLIFDDRTRAFRKLVDFRGAANELASRVLDCLKLSKLRMEKSNNDSDNVDVLNTSASKWMKEVVLTKRSDHIIRSVVTGDPYLKLWEIGIPRYIAERLQISDHLNSLNWEKLTASCNLRLLEKGEVYVRRKGDLVSVCEMEDFKFGDLIYRPLNDGDIMLINRPPSIHQHSMLALHVKILPINSVVSINPLCCAPMQGDFDGDSLHGYVPQSMGARVELRELVGLEKQLRNGQTGRNLLSLTHDSLTGAHLLMAEDDVLSKSQVQNLEMLCPSKLFSSSTNSGLWTGKQIFSMLLPPEFDYVSASNGVEISKGELISSPAGSSWFQGDANGNFFESLINHCGGKFLDFLDAAQRLFCEYLSSRGLSVSLLDLYLCSDGHLRNNLVDEVSCGLQEAEKNCHVKQLLVGSFIKYLLADDEQHQIAMSLEADKLCFEKQKSAALSRASVSAFKYVYRDIQNLTYQYAAKDNALLAMIKSGSKGNLSKLVQQSMCLGLQHSLVPLSFRLPHKLSCAAWTELKAKSSNFDENFECTKSFIPFSVVEGSFVTGLNPLESFVHSVTSRSSFSENANVPGTLTRKLTFFLRDIQMAYDGTVRSAYGNQVVQFSYGVGEGKSSSVDSDGSIGESMDACNAIGGHPVGALASCAFSEAAYSALDQPISVLEPSPLLNFKKVMESGTRKAKGSRTVSLFLSHKLRRLRYGFEYGVLEVKNHLEKLLFSDIVSTVMIVYSPENHSRMHICPWVCHFHVKKEILKKMRLKVFSIIDALKRKCEGTTSLSNVRLMSKSGCLSDAGSDTTIVCITATISENPRKSYTDLNSVRDVVIPSLLGSVVKGFAEVDKVDILWHNQPAESRTLSQSPGGELYLSVSLSANCKSKNMWSRLVNNCLPIMELIDWTRSYPDDLSEIYSAFGIDVAWRCFLENLRCASADIGKTILPEHLILLADCLSVTGEFVGLSAKGIARQKALVSVSSPFMLACFTNAGMSFIKAAKQGAVDGLHGSLDALAWGKMPNLGTGAHFDFMYSGKGHEIQKPLDIYEMLGSQTSSDTKTKVPPNSEALVSGKLGAHRIDRFSTSKVFNLAIPKKFLQMHFSVNDIWRLGRIWKSILFKYAIDEKLSDLDKTMMLMALKFHPHREEKIGSGAVDIKVGHHADHADTRCFLLERDDGTFEDFSYKKCVYGALELIAPGRAKVYQARAAKKGATNLLK